From the Kogia breviceps isolate mKogBre1 chromosome 15, mKogBre1 haplotype 1, whole genome shotgun sequence genome, one window contains:
- the NETO1 gene encoding neuropilin and tolloid-like protein 1 isoform X3: MIYGRSLFHIVASLIILHLSGATKQGTEKQSTSETQKSVQCGSWTKHADGGVFTSPNYPSKYPPDRECIYIIEAAPRQCIELYFDEKYSIEPSWECKFDHIEVRDGPFGFSPIIGRFCGQQNPPVIKSSGRFLWIKFFADGELESMGFSARYNFTPDPPCFICRRRRFYYQEHLNRKGL; the protein is encoded by the exons ATGATCTATGGACGCAGTTTGTTTCACA ttgtaGCAAGTTTAATCATCCTCCATTTGTCTGGGGCAACCAAGCAAGGAACAG aaaagcaaAGCACCTCGGAAACGCAGAAGTCTGTGCAGTGTGGAAGTTGGACAAAACATGCAGACGGAGGTGTCTTCACCTCTCCGAACTATCCCAGCAAGTACCCCCCTGACCGGGAGTGCATCTACATCATAGAAG ctgcccCAAGACAGTGCATTGAActttattttgatgaaaaataCTCTATTGAACCTTCTTGGGAGTGCAAATTTGATCATATTGAAGTTCGAGATGGACCTTTTGGATTTTCTCCAATAATTGGACGTTTTTGTGGACAACAAAATCCACCTGTAATAAAATCCAGTGGAAGATTTCTATGGATTAAATTTTTTGCTGATGGAGAGCTGGAATCTATGGGATTTTCAGCTCGATACAATTTCACACCTG ATCCACCTTGCTTCATCTGTAGAAGGAGAAGATTTTATTACCAGGAACATCTGAATCGGAAGGGACTGTGA